A genomic window from Elaeis guineensis isolate ETL-2024a chromosome 3, EG11, whole genome shotgun sequence includes:
- the LOC140856060 gene encoding uncharacterized protein has product MVGRVISYVAFESGDIMRRRGRYAGVQFQFSQTEAGTSSSAQQPEASSAAQHSEPCPSSSAQHDPPVHQPDDEIHVQDGSGRVRPRRGPTVVRDVWQMREGERIVVECNQLGQPIKKAACLLTSFLGTVARRPQLCPLGYAKWNDMLPTYKVELLRVIESKFVLPPSTHDFVMKSLNRKWKEYKAQLKKDYMRQGMTEEEVARNCPPDVPPHQWMELVHYWFSERAQTYSAIGRAARAAQSVPHTSGSKSYARLRQEFEDEHGREPGQLEFYRMTHTHQDGTFVRDESRDLYERATSLIAERDDESAASTQQSRIEAEVFTELMGPERYGRVRGYGVGVTPTQLSEVSRYTQHAATDAQDSRVRRLEAEIQEIRQSRAAEMEEMRQSRAEMQAMRGQNDRLTSLLEMYGSSQAPGISGTHRDSGTSRGDNDDHPPAD; this is encoded by the exons atggttggtcgagttatttcctatgtggctttcgaatcag gtgacatcatgcgtcgcaggggacgatatgctggtgtgcagttccagttttcacagacagaggccggtacgtcttcttcagcacagcagcctgaggccagttcagctgcacagcattctgagccctgtccttcatcatcagcacagcacgatcctcctgttcatcagccagatgatgagatacacgtgcagg acggatccgggagagtacgccccagacgcggacccacagtagtacgagatgtgtggcagatgcgtgagggcgagaggattgttgtggagtgcaatcagctaggtcagccaattaagaaagctgcctgcttattgacttcatttttggggactgttgctcggaggcctcagctatgtccgttgggctatgcaaaatggaatgacatgcttccaacgtacaaagttgagctcctccgagttatagag agcaagtttgttctccctccatccactcatgattttgtaatgaagtctctcaaccgcaaatggaaagaatataaagcacaattgaagaaggactatatgagacagggtatgacagaggaggaggttgctaggaattgtcctcctgatgtaccccctcatcagtggatggagttggttcattactggttctccgagagggcacag acttattctgctattggtagagctgcacgagcagctcagtctgttcctcatacatcggggtcgaagagttatgcacgactccgacaggagttt gaggatgagcatgggagggaacccggacaattggagttttaccggatgactcatactcatcaggatggtacttttgttcgagatgagtcgagagatttatat gagagggctacatctctcattgcggagcgtgacgacgagtccgcagcatctacgcagcagagccgtatcgaggccgaggtattcacagagttgatgggaccagagcgctacggccgagtgaggggttatggagtaggagtcacccccactcagttatctgaggttagtagatatacgcagcatgctgcaacagatgctcaggattcacgcgttcgcagactcgaggcggagatacaggagattagacagagtcgtgccgctgagatggaggagatgcgacagagccgtgccgagatgcaggccatgaggggacagaatgatcgccttacatctttattagagatgtatggttcatctcag gctcctggcatatcAGGCACCCATCGAGATagtggcacgtcacgtggagacaacgacgaccatccgcctgcagattga